A stretch of the Actinomyces faecalis genome encodes the following:
- a CDS encoding peptidoglycan recognition protein family protein, translated as MTAIAPNTAVTEVVPSPNLTQGRTGPLTGIVIHHWGTDGQTHDQVLRTLRTANTTGRVSAHYCVSAGRVTQLVSDRDTAWHCRGSNATTIGIECRPEMSDADFETVAGLVAAIRSEHGPLPLSGHLDHMATACPGRWYARLADLDARARQIAGTPAAPGLVQSACLALDGIIGWATIRALQALLGTPVDGEIWGQWAPNHAYVPAAGGGWVWDRSGAGSPVVRALQARLGVTVDGLLGPETIRAWQARLGVAVDGVLGAETARAIQTALNRGGLW; from the coding sequence ATGACCGCTATCGCCCCCAACACCGCCGTCACCGAGGTCGTCCCCAGCCCCAACCTCACCCAGGGGCGCACCGGCCCTCTCACCGGGATCGTGATCCACCACTGGGGCACCGACGGCCAGACCCACGACCAGGTGCTGCGCACCCTGCGCACCGCCAACACCACGGGCAGGGTATCGGCCCACTACTGCGTCTCCGCCGGACGCGTCACCCAGCTCGTCTCCGACCGGGACACCGCATGGCACTGCCGGGGCAGCAACGCGACCACCATCGGTATCGAGTGCAGGCCGGAGATGAGCGACGCCGACTTCGAGACCGTGGCGGGCCTGGTCGCCGCGATCCGCTCCGAGCACGGGCCCCTGCCCCTGTCCGGCCACCTGGACCACATGGCCACCGCCTGCCCGGGCCGCTGGTACGCCCGCCTGGCCGACCTGGACGCCCGCGCCCGCCAGATCGCAGGCACCCCCGCCGCCCCGGGCCTGGTGCAGTCCGCCTGCCTGGCCCTGGACGGGATCATCGGGTGGGCCACCATCCGCGCCCTCCAGGCCCTGCTCGGCACGCCCGTGGACGGGGAGATATGGGGCCAGTGGGCACCCAACCACGCCTACGTGCCGGCTGCTGGCGGAGGCTGGGTCTGGGACCGCTCCGGCGCCGGGTCCCCGGTCGTCCGCGCCCTCCAGGCACGGCTGGGCGTGACCGTGGACGGCCTCCTCGGCCCCGAGACCATCCGGGCGTGGCAGGCCCGCCTGGGCGTGGCCGTGGACGGCGTCCTCGGCGCCGAGACCGCCCGCGCGATCCAGACCGCCCTCAACCGTGGAGGACTGTGGTGA